One region of Myxococcus fulvus genomic DNA includes:
- the nhaA gene encoding Na+/H+ antiporter NhaA: MESPPPSTAPRTRSPTPVPALFRAAIAPLRAFFQLQTSSGILLALSAVVAMAWANSPWATSHERLFDARLSFGVASTHATFTVRQLINDGLMTLFFFLVGMEVKRELSAGELRTPARAVLPLIAALGGMVVPGLLYAVINAGSAAQAGWAIPMATDIAFSIGCLSLVGSRVSHGLVVFLTALAIFDDIGGILVIALFYGTGVHGGWLVAAGAVVALLVALNRFYVRNGIPWLLAGAALWFTMHHGGIHATLAGVVIGLCIPSRPTRPGREVLDELSVYIRDCTERAEDESMRGAQLLYIEERLEELEPPLNRFEHLWKGWVAYGIVPLFALANSGISLAGMGWGDLLSPVPLGIIVGLFVGKQVGILAFTWGAVRLGVSSMPGGGSLSQLHGVAVVAGIGFTVALFVAGLAFGDQPAVLNEAKLGIVVGSLLSALVGYVLLRFVAKPAVAV; this comes from the coding sequence ATGGAGTCGCCTCCCCCCTCGACCGCCCCCAGGACACGCAGTCCAACGCCCGTGCCCGCGCTCTTCCGGGCGGCGATCGCGCCGCTGCGCGCCTTCTTCCAGCTCCAGACGAGCAGCGGAATCCTCCTGGCCCTCTCGGCCGTCGTCGCCATGGCCTGGGCCAACTCCCCGTGGGCCACGTCCCATGAACGGCTCTTCGACGCCCGGCTGTCCTTCGGGGTGGCGAGCACCCACGCGACCTTCACCGTCCGCCAGCTCATCAACGACGGGCTGATGACGCTGTTCTTCTTCCTCGTCGGCATGGAGGTCAAGCGTGAGCTGAGCGCCGGGGAGCTGCGCACGCCGGCCCGCGCGGTGCTCCCGCTCATCGCGGCCCTGGGCGGCATGGTGGTGCCGGGCCTGCTCTACGCCGTCATCAACGCGGGCTCCGCCGCGCAGGCGGGCTGGGCCATCCCCATGGCCACCGACATCGCGTTCTCCATCGGCTGTCTGTCGCTCGTCGGCTCACGCGTGAGCCACGGGCTGGTGGTGTTCCTCACGGCGCTCGCCATCTTCGACGACATCGGCGGCATCCTGGTCATCGCGCTGTTCTACGGCACGGGCGTGCACGGCGGATGGCTCGTGGCCGCGGGCGCGGTGGTGGCGCTGCTGGTCGCGCTCAACCGCTTCTATGTCCGCAATGGCATCCCGTGGCTGCTGGCCGGCGCGGCGCTCTGGTTCACGATGCACCATGGCGGCATCCACGCGACGCTGGCGGGCGTGGTGATCGGGCTGTGCATCCCGTCGCGGCCCACGAGGCCCGGGCGCGAGGTGCTCGACGAGCTGTCCGTCTACATCCGGGACTGCACCGAGCGCGCCGAGGACGAGTCCATGCGGGGCGCGCAGCTGCTCTACATCGAGGAGCGCCTGGAGGAGCTCGAGCCGCCGCTCAACCGCTTCGAGCACCTGTGGAAGGGCTGGGTGGCGTACGGAATCGTCCCGCTGTTCGCGCTGGCGAACTCGGGCATCTCCCTGGCGGGCATGGGCTGGGGAGACCTGCTGTCGCCCGTGCCGCTGGGCATCATCGTCGGCCTCTTCGTGGGCAAGCAGGTGGGCATCCTCGCCTTCACGTGGGGGGCGGTGCGGCTGGGCGTGTCGTCGATGCCGGGCGGTGGGAGCCTCTCGCAGCTGCACGGGGTGGCGGTGGTGGCGGGCATCGGCTTCACGGTGGCGCTGTTCGTGGCGGGGCTGGCCTTCGGGGACCAGCCCGCGGTGTTGAACGAAGCGAAGCTGGGCATCGTGGTGGGCTCGCTGCTGTCGGCGCTGGTGGGGTATGTCCTCCTGCGCTTCGTGGCGAAGCCGGCGGTCGCGGTCTAA
- a CDS encoding glutathione peroxidase, with amino-acid sequence MSNLFDIPLKSIDGAPSTLGQFKGKVLLVVNVASKCGLTPQYAGLEKLYEEKRAKGLEVLGFPANNFMGQEPGSEEEIKQFCDLNYAVKFPLFSKISVVGEDKHPLYQELTRAFPDATGEGPMRTRLKGYGIEANPIPEVQWNFEKFVIGRDGRVAARFAPDVTAEDPRLVQAIDAELAKGA; translated from the coding sequence ATGAGCAACCTCTTCGACATCCCCTTGAAGTCCATCGATGGCGCGCCCAGCACGCTGGGACAGTTCAAGGGCAAGGTCCTGTTGGTGGTGAACGTGGCCTCCAAGTGCGGCCTGACGCCGCAGTACGCGGGCCTGGAGAAGCTCTACGAGGAGAAGCGCGCGAAGGGGCTCGAGGTGCTGGGCTTCCCCGCGAACAACTTCATGGGTCAGGAGCCGGGCAGCGAGGAGGAGATCAAGCAGTTCTGCGACCTCAACTACGCGGTGAAGTTCCCGCTGTTCTCCAAGATCTCCGTCGTCGGCGAGGACAAGCACCCGCTCTACCAGGAGCTGACCCGCGCGTTCCCGGACGCCACCGGCGAGGGCCCCATGCGCACGCGCCTCAAGGGCTACGGCATCGAGGCGAACCCCATCCCCGAGGTCCAGTGGAACTTCGAGAAGTTCGTCATCGGCCGTGATGGTCGCGTCGCCGCGCGCTTCGCCCCGGACGTCACCGCGGAGGACCCGCGCCTGGTGCAGGCCATCGACGCGGAGCTGGCCAAGGGCGCCTGA
- a CDS encoding ABC1 kinase family protein, translating into MNFQDLNRVRQITVIAARHGFGEVLERAGLWRILGRQEKVEVSPEAQRASTARRFRMLLNDLGPTFVKLGQVLSTRADLLPAEFVDELSLLQDNVDPIPLEQVHAQIRESLGKEARELFKHIDEAPLAAASIAQVHRAVTLEGDEVVVKVQRPGIAASIDSDLVVLRNLARLLEAVVEETGIYTPTGIVDEFDRAIHEELDFINEAANIRAFLENHRERTYMKIPRVYAALSSRTVLTLEFIRGVKISQAELSDEDRKTIANHILEASFRQLFDDGLFHGDPHPGNVLLLEGNRLALLDFGVVGRLTRPMQETLVMLCLAVALKDSDSVARILYRVGVPDARANLVGFRNDIESILGQHLPTTLGQVDTRSLLRDLLDLAVKYRIRIPKEYALLSRASVSTEGMLRSLYPEMNIVEVVLPYAKELLAGRYDPMQLQGGLMRTLLRIQSMAADLPTQLSQILLDMESGKFTVTVRADQFEKLNENLRSASVIMFMGLCACGLIVGAFISFAPKPWMYGNIPVLGALGIALAAALFGAAITWYLFGGRGLGKVRLSKYLKGPKRK; encoded by the coding sequence GTGAACTTCCAGGACCTGAACCGTGTGCGGCAGATTACGGTCATCGCGGCCCGTCACGGCTTCGGCGAGGTGCTGGAGCGCGCGGGGCTGTGGCGCATCCTCGGACGGCAGGAGAAGGTGGAGGTCTCGCCGGAGGCCCAGCGTGCCTCCACGGCCCGGCGCTTCCGGATGCTGCTCAACGACCTGGGCCCCACCTTCGTGAAGCTGGGCCAGGTGCTCTCCACGCGAGCGGACCTGTTGCCCGCGGAGTTCGTGGACGAGCTGTCGCTGCTGCAGGACAACGTGGATCCGATTCCGCTGGAGCAGGTGCACGCGCAGATCCGCGAGTCGCTGGGCAAGGAGGCGCGTGAGCTGTTCAAGCACATCGACGAGGCGCCGCTGGCGGCGGCGTCGATCGCGCAGGTGCACCGGGCGGTGACGCTGGAGGGCGACGAGGTGGTGGTGAAGGTGCAGCGGCCGGGCATCGCCGCGAGCATCGACTCGGACCTGGTGGTGCTGCGCAACCTGGCGCGCCTCTTGGAAGCAGTGGTGGAGGAGACGGGCATCTACACGCCCACGGGCATCGTCGACGAGTTCGACCGGGCCATCCACGAGGAGCTCGACTTCATCAACGAGGCCGCGAACATCCGCGCGTTCCTGGAGAACCACCGGGAGCGCACGTACATGAAGATTCCGCGCGTCTACGCGGCGCTGTCGAGCCGGACGGTGCTGACGCTGGAGTTCATCCGCGGGGTGAAGATCAGCCAGGCGGAGCTGTCGGACGAGGACCGGAAGACCATCGCCAACCACATCCTGGAGGCGAGCTTCCGGCAGCTCTTCGACGACGGGCTCTTCCATGGCGACCCGCATCCGGGGAACGTGTTGCTCCTGGAGGGCAACCGGCTGGCGCTGCTGGATTTCGGCGTGGTGGGGCGGCTGACGCGGCCGATGCAGGAGACGCTGGTGATGTTGTGCCTGGCGGTGGCGCTGAAGGACAGCGACTCGGTGGCGCGCATCCTCTACAGGGTGGGTGTGCCGGACGCGCGGGCGAACCTGGTGGGCTTCCGCAACGACATCGAGAGCATCCTGGGACAGCACCTGCCGACCACGCTGGGTCAGGTGGACACGCGCTCGCTGCTAAGGGATTTGCTGGACCTGGCGGTGAAGTACCGCATCCGGATTCCGAAGGAGTACGCGCTGCTCAGCCGCGCGTCGGTGTCCACGGAGGGCATGCTGCGCAGCCTGTACCCGGAGATGAACATCGTGGAGGTGGTGCTGCCGTACGCGAAGGAGCTGCTCGCGGGGCGGTATGACCCGATGCAGCTGCAGGGTGGACTGATGCGCACGCTCCTGCGCATCCAGTCGATGGCGGCGGACCTGCCCACGCAGCTGTCACAGATTCTCCTGGACATGGAGTCGGGCAAGTTCACGGTGACGGTGCGCGCGGACCAGTTCGAGAAGCTGAACGAGAACCTGCGCAGCGCGTCGGTCATCATGTTCATGGGGTTGTGCGCGTGCGGGCTCATCGTCGGGGCGTTCATCTCCTTCGCGCCCAAGCCGTGGATGTACGGGAACATCCCGGTGCTGGGTGCACTGGGCATCGCGCTGGCGGCGGCGCTCTTCGGCGCGGCGATCACGTGGTACCTGTTCGGCGGACGCGGGCTCGGCAAGGTGCGGCTGAGCAAGTACTTGAAGGGGCCGAAGCGGAAGTAG
- a CDS encoding metal-dependent hydrolase family protein, with protein sequence MRSRLSHVVRCIRAGSSAALTLWLLASVTPERAWAQPPTSEPPRAVLFQGVKVFDGKSKALSGPVNVLVQGNKIARISSSPIASTGGVRVIEGKGRTLMPGLIDAHYHMMMASVPLKVALAGPEGYLTLIAAKEAKATLMRGFTSVRDMAGPVFSIKRGIDDGLIEGPRIWPSGAMISQTSGHGDYRSAEALPRTAMSSLTFAERVGGAAIADGQDEVLLRVREQLMLGASQIKLAAGGGVSSDHDPLDVSQYTEAELRSAVEAAENWGTYVAVHAYTPRAIQTSIRAGVKVIDHGQLMDDATSKLMAEKGIWLSLQPFLDDEDATPFPEGSDNREKQLEMTQGTDKAYALAKKYKLKTAWGTDSLFDPKVAARQGAQLVKMTRWYTPAEALRMATGTNAELLALSGKRSPYKGRLGVVEEGALADLLLVDGDPVANLELIANPEKNLLVIMKDGKIYKDLLGP encoded by the coding sequence ATGCGTTCGAGGTTGAGTCATGTCGTCCGTTGCATCCGCGCCGGGTCGAGCGCGGCGCTGACCTTGTGGCTCCTGGCGAGCGTCACGCCGGAGCGCGCATGGGCGCAGCCTCCCACGAGCGAGCCGCCCCGCGCGGTCCTCTTCCAGGGCGTGAAGGTGTTCGACGGCAAGTCCAAGGCGTTGTCGGGACCCGTCAACGTCCTGGTTCAGGGCAACAAGATCGCGCGCATCTCGAGCAGCCCCATCGCGAGTACGGGTGGGGTGCGTGTCATCGAGGGCAAGGGGCGCACGCTCATGCCGGGGCTCATCGACGCGCACTACCACATGATGATGGCCTCGGTGCCGCTGAAGGTGGCGCTGGCGGGGCCGGAGGGGTACCTCACGTTGATCGCCGCGAAGGAGGCGAAGGCGACGCTGATGCGGGGCTTCACCAGCGTGCGCGACATGGCCGGGCCGGTCTTCAGCATCAAGCGGGGCATCGATGACGGGCTCATCGAGGGGCCCCGCATCTGGCCCTCGGGCGCGATGATTTCTCAGACCAGCGGCCATGGGGACTACCGGAGCGCGGAGGCGCTCCCGCGGACCGCGATGTCCTCGCTGACCTTCGCCGAGCGCGTGGGTGGGGCGGCCATCGCGGATGGGCAGGACGAGGTCCTGCTCCGGGTCCGTGAGCAGCTGATGCTGGGGGCCTCGCAGATCAAGCTGGCGGCGGGGGGCGGTGTGTCGTCAGACCACGACCCGCTGGATGTGTCGCAGTACACGGAAGCCGAACTCCGGTCCGCCGTGGAGGCCGCGGAGAACTGGGGGACGTATGTGGCCGTGCATGCCTACACGCCGCGCGCCATCCAGACGTCCATCCGCGCGGGGGTGAAGGTCATCGACCATGGGCAGTTGATGGACGACGCCACCTCGAAGCTGATGGCGGAGAAGGGCATCTGGCTGAGCCTGCAGCCCTTCCTGGACGACGAGGACGCGACGCCCTTTCCGGAGGGCTCCGACAATCGGGAGAAGCAGCTGGAGATGACGCAAGGCACGGACAAGGCCTATGCGCTGGCGAAGAAGTACAAGCTGAAGACGGCGTGGGGGACGGACTCGTTGTTCGACCCGAAGGTGGCGGCGCGGCAGGGGGCGCAGCTGGTGAAGATGACGCGTTGGTACACGCCGGCGGAGGCCCTGCGGATGGCCACGGGCACCAACGCGGAGCTGTTGGCGCTGTCGGGCAAGCGCAGCCCCTACAAGGGGCGACTCGGCGTCGTCGAGGAGGGGGCGCTCGCGGACCTGTTGCTGGTGGATGGAGACCCGGTGGCGAACCTCGAGTTGATCGCCAACCCGGAGAAGAACCTCCTGGTCATCATGAAGGACGGGAAGATCTACAAGGACCTGCTCGGCCCCTGA
- a CDS encoding PQQ-dependent sugar dehydrogenase — translation MRFLSMPLIVAALLVGCSDDPDPTPTPDSGTSQPDSGTPQPDAGNPPEDAGTQEPDAGVPPEDAGTQEPDAGVPPEDAGTLPSGPPVPQGPPNVPEFPPAFPGQTRAPAIQSQTQFMVVEVTSGIRNPWAIAFLPDQRMLVTEKPTGRLYIVTQEGVKSPAVTGLPAVDGRGQGGLLDVEVGPDYAESRLIYWTYAEPRQGGNGLAVARAKLVDGAQPAVENVQVIFRMMPTLESTLHSGGRLVFAPDGKLFVTLGERSILAGRAQAQDVKSHFGKVVRINPDGSVPQDNPYVNTPEAKPEIWSVGHRNILSAALDGQGRLWIVEMGPQGGDELNRPEAGKDYGWPTIGYGEEYSGAPIHDSPTRAGMEQPVYYWDPVIAPSGMTIYSGTLFPEWRNDIFVGGLAAQALVRLMVRNDRVVGEEHLLLNRKERIREVVQGPEGALYLLTDATNGKVLKVLPR, via the coding sequence ATGCGTTTCCTGTCGATGCCCCTCATCGTCGCCGCCCTCCTCGTCGGTTGCAGCGACGATCCAGATCCCACGCCGACGCCGGACTCGGGCACCTCACAGCCGGACTCGGGCACGCCCCAGCCGGACGCGGGGAATCCGCCGGAGGACGCGGGCACGCAGGAGCCCGACGCGGGTGTCCCGCCGGAGGACGCGGGCACTCAGGAACCGGACGCGGGTGTGCCGCCGGAGGACGCGGGGACCCTGCCCAGCGGTCCTCCCGTTCCGCAGGGGCCGCCCAACGTGCCCGAGTTCCCTCCGGCCTTCCCCGGACAGACCCGCGCCCCGGCGATTCAATCGCAGACGCAGTTCATGGTCGTCGAGGTGACCTCCGGCATCAGGAATCCCTGGGCCATCGCCTTCCTGCCCGACCAGCGCATGCTGGTGACGGAGAAGCCCACCGGGCGGCTCTACATCGTCACCCAGGAGGGCGTGAAGTCGCCCGCCGTCACGGGGCTGCCCGCGGTGGACGGCCGGGGGCAGGGCGGGTTGCTCGACGTGGAGGTCGGTCCCGACTACGCGGAGAGCCGGCTCATCTACTGGACCTATGCCGAGCCCCGTCAGGGCGGCAACGGGCTGGCGGTGGCGCGCGCGAAGCTGGTGGACGGCGCGCAGCCCGCGGTGGAGAACGTCCAGGTCATCTTCCGCATGATGCCCACGCTCGAGTCGACGCTGCACTCGGGCGGACGGCTGGTGTTCGCGCCCGACGGCAAGCTGTTCGTCACGCTGGGCGAGCGCTCCATCCTCGCGGGCCGCGCGCAGGCGCAGGACGTGAAGAGCCACTTCGGCAAGGTCGTCCGCATCAACCCGGATGGCTCCGTGCCGCAGGACAACCCCTACGTGAACACGCCGGAGGCGAAGCCGGAGATCTGGTCGGTGGGCCACCGCAACATCCTGTCGGCGGCGCTCGATGGGCAGGGCCGCCTGTGGATCGTGGAGATGGGACCGCAGGGCGGTGACGAGCTGAACCGGCCCGAGGCGGGCAAGGACTACGGCTGGCCCACCATCGGGTACGGTGAGGAGTACTCGGGCGCGCCCATCCACGACAGCCCCACGCGCGCGGGCATGGAGCAGCCGGTGTACTACTGGGATCCGGTGATTGCTCCCTCGGGGATGACCATCTACTCGGGGACGCTGTTCCCCGAGTGGCGCAACGACATCTTCGTGGGCGGGCTCGCGGCCCAGGCCCTGGTGCGGCTCATGGTTCGCAATGACCGCGTCGTGGGCGAGGAGCACCTGCTCCTGAACCGCAAGGAGCGCATCCGCGAGGTGGTGCAGGGACCCGAGGGCGCGCTCTACCTGCTGACCGACGCCACCAACGGCAAGGTGCTCAAGGTCCTGCCACGCTGA
- a CDS encoding GNAT family N-acetyltransferase, producing MTTSDAPPSPPVSIRLATLADAATLTELGARTFRDTFAAENTPENVDAFLSSHYSRALQEAELRDPRNLYLLAEVDGVPAGFALLCDGARDPSVRAERPVNLSRLYVDRAFLGAKVGAALMGRCVDEARTRKHDVLWLGVWERNTRARAFYARWGFIEVGEMRFVLGTDPQRDLVLALTL from the coding sequence ATGACGACGTCCGATGCACCTCCCTCGCCGCCAGTGAGCATCCGCCTTGCGACGCTGGCCGACGCGGCGACGCTGACGGAACTCGGGGCGAGGACCTTCAGGGACACGTTCGCCGCCGAGAACACTCCAGAGAACGTGGACGCGTTCCTGTCCTCGCACTACAGCCGTGCGCTCCAGGAGGCGGAGCTGCGGGACCCTCGCAACCTGTACCTCCTCGCGGAGGTCGATGGAGTCCCCGCGGGCTTCGCGCTCCTTTGCGACGGCGCCCGTGACCCGAGTGTGCGGGCCGAGCGCCCGGTGAACCTGTCGCGCCTCTACGTGGATCGCGCCTTCCTCGGTGCGAAGGTCGGCGCAGCGCTCATGGGCCGCTGTGTGGACGAGGCGAGGACGCGGAAGCACGACGTGTTGTGGCTCGGCGTGTGGGAACGCAACACCCGCGCACGGGCCTTCTACGCTCGCTGGGGTTTCATCGAAGTGGGAGAGATGCGCTTCGTGCTCGGGACGGACCCACAGCGCGACCTGGTGCTCGCCCTCACGCTTTGA